In the genome of Parasteatoda tepidariorum isolate YZ-2023 chromosome 10, CAS_Ptep_4.0, whole genome shotgun sequence, the window TATTATGACCTGTCTAGGAGCACAAGAAGGAACAGTTCATAGTAGGGTTGTGCCGTAAGCATCGTATGACGATACCTCTGGGCATGGatactaatgaaattttaattttaattttaccatggAATCATATCTTTGCATACGATCTGTGTATGTTGTTAAAATACTACGTTATtcattagttttgatttttcatcTGTAATATAAAATGCGTTTGTGATTCTCTCTCTTATAACTCTTTGTTCTAGTGTTCTGAAATTCGGACAGAGGTGTAAaggattaattataattcatgatCCGAacaattgttcaaaaatttcaattgatcaTTTGGTACAgacgtttaaaaaatgatatttcccCATATCAATTagtctttataaataaaattgcagacgattttgtttattaaatattttaaagataacatcggGATTgtttgctagcttatagctttcataaatagtttttattatttaaaaaaaatagtttattgcactttttttaatgtttagttgttttttattctttatgtcTCAATTATTAACAAGAACGTGGTAGTATAAGTGGACTGCCTCATCAAATGAGTATTCCTGAAATAATCTGAAACaacgtgtttatttttttcttactgtttCAAACGTATtactgtaaaacaaaattattttgcattaatagtaattaaaataaaataaattaggtaCTGAAACACAAAATTGatggagaaataatttttttcgttcagaagaaaagaaaaaatttgtaatacattttatgaCGCCAATGGTGcttaattgattttgataatgagtactagctgaaattaaaaaataagccatagactaaaatgcaaaattaattgagaaattcaatttattcctctaagagaaagataaaaaatcgTTGTGTTATTACtgacaatgatgcttaattaaatttgatgaagGCAATATTGGTATCATGATTATTGCTGCAGTTTTATTATAGATACCGTTGAAGGGAGTTTTTCATGGCCCTACGAATAAGTACCGAAAAAAAAACCCACCAGTTTGTGGTACATTTTGGTGATTGTGAGTCTTCATCgttcaataacatttttatttgaaccgACCGGACTGTAAGGGTAGTAGTACTGtgtgtgtaggggtcagggaactggccttgcatcagaaaggttctgggttcgaatcccaggaaTGGCATGGATGTTTTTTCATTCTCCATACTATCTGTCCTTCCTGTAGgtgcaacgttggcccaccaaATGTGGTGCcactgaaagagtggccaacaaatcttcCCTGTAAATGTCTGTATTGACGAAATGTTATCACAGGTGTAAattggaaattaataaaattacaaaaaaattattttaggtttttCTTTATCTAATAACACAAAGCAACCGAGAaggacaaataataataataaataaataaataaaaatgaaattattttagcagtATTAATTGTGTTTGTATATGTCTTTTAGTTTTGTACATGATTTTGTAATgttctatattaaattaatgaatatctatttttttctcaaccGGTGCTAAGAACGGACATCCAGCTAGTAATGTAATAAGATCAAATTTTTCTCATCTGCAATAATATTTCGAACTCATTATTTAGATAGCATATATTCTTATATTACTGTTTCAAACTCAcgcaaaatttattcaggagAAAACCTGATAAACATCTTCCAAATTTCTGATATAAGATAAGAATTGAACTTACGAGGAAGTCGGAAGTAAGAAGTTTTTATCCACCTGGTTATCCACCTGGTAGTCCTGGTTCTCCTGGACCACCAGGTAGTCCAGGAGGCGCCGGATGTCCAATAGGAGCTCCTGCTCCAGGAGGCACTGGTGGAATGATCATGCTACCCTTGTATCCAGAGTGTGCCACTTATGATAACTTAATGCACGATATGTTTAAaggtaagttattttaaatgagagCTAAAAGgatttttgtattgtttaagATTGGAACACTTTTAaagtttcagtaaataaaataagaaatacactGGTTATCNTCTAATCAATAACttctaaatttctgaaataatataagaaatgaaCTTATCAGGAAGTcgtaagtaaaaagttttaatctgTCACTTCAACACGTGTATGCAACTATTATCATTTGCTTATACTCTTAATCTTACTGCTTCCTCTTAcgcaaaagaagaagaaaattttctacaGCGCGTGTCTAGAAGGTCACTGATAACGTGTTGTTTTGACGGCGCGtgttgttaataatttatagatgAATAAGATACGTTGCAGGAAGTATACACACGGCATCGAACTATTGCTATAAAAAGCATACTTTTGCATGTTTCCTTCTGCTTCGACATGAAGTGcttcatatttaatgttttattgatCACAGTGGTAATCCTTGCAACAATACAAGTTCAAGGTGGTAGTCCTGGTTCTCCTGGAGCACCAGGTAGTCCAGGATGCCCTGGTGGTCCAGGAGGGGCCGGTGGTCCAGGAAGTGCTGGTGGCCCAGGAGTCTCTGGTGGTCCAGGAGGCACTGGGGGCCAGGGAGGAACTGGTTTTCCTAATTGCCCTGGTGGACCAGGAGGGGCCGGTGGACCAGGAGGTGCAGGTGGTCCAGGAGGAGGTGGTGGTACAGGAGGCGGTGGTGGAGGAGGAGGCCCTGGTTCTCCACCTGGAAGTCCTGGTTCTCCTGGACCACCAGGTAGTCCAGGAGGCGCCTGGGTCCAATAGGAGCTGCTGCTCCAGGAGGCGCCGGGGTCCAATAGGAGCTACTGCTCCAGGAGGCGCTGGTGGAATGATCTTGCAACCCTTGTATTCAGAGTGTGCCATTTATGGTAAATTAATGCACGATATGTTTGAaggtaagttattttaaatacgtcataaaatgatttttgtctTGTTTAAGATTGGAACACTTTTAaagtttcagtaaataaaataagaaatagctTATTAGGTAGCAGCTActgatttttatgtaatatggttggtagaattcaaaatatagatgTCATCATTGTGTAGAAGCCACTGTTAATCATGTAATGTAAAACTGGTTAATTGTTTTCAGAATGTAAAACATAGTATTATACCTATGTAAAGGTTGCATTTAATGTAAAGGattttgtaatgtaaaattagttaattgttGGCGGAATACAAAACGTAAAATACATCACGATGTAAAATGGTTTAGTTGTTTGAtacatcttaatttttattttagctatttggttctgactaattttttaaatataatttaaatttatgtaataaaataaaacaataatagatttgattctgaaaaaatatcagatattttttgagcaatactgtatgtttctaaataaagttTGGCAACTATTCTGGAAATAGTAATGTCAAGGACAGTGGTTTAAGCTCACGGAGTAGTTTATTTCTACCCATTCCTGACTCATTCAAGTTTAATGTTATGTacaatgcgcaaaataaaaattggaccaccctgaatagcttttgaCCTAATGAAGGtattttcacgttctagaactctaTGGTTAGAGGGGTGAcctaattagtgcagacgatgttttgagttacgaaatcaggcacgaaacagtattttctttaaataaatatagttatttttttctcgatgAATGAGGATTTTCgactctcaaaatataggggctTGGTTAGGATATATGGTTAATTTGGTCAGAGGAGTGGGcgaaagtttgaaccccttactgttaattttcattttttgattttgcCATATCGCGAgatctttttaagtaaattgaaaacattttgcccacaaatataaaattaatttaaccatGGATAATTCCAcccaaaaaatgaatttcgatAAGcctcttctattttttattgttttattaaaaagcaatggaaaaaaattggattgtaaattatgcaacttttgacaattaaataaatttaaattatgcaacttttattttaaagaatgtatttttacatgacaaattagaaattttgagcacaattggtcaaatagttcctgagaaatcaaattctaaaaatacgactttttcaaaataagatttctgttaaactatttgaccgatttcgctcaaattttgttttgttgttacattttatgaatttgaattccgaattcgtcgaaaaaatacgactttttcagAATAAGATTTCTCATAAACTActtgaccgatttcgctcaaattttgttttgtcccttaaaattaattttttttaaaaatgatgtaataaaCTACATATCTTgcagtttaatatattatatttaataaacgaattttataaatttgtgcgaaaatttttcaattcgcttaaaaaatttctcgagatacgcaaaaagtaaaattaacatcaagggATCCAATCTTTGGACAGATCTCCTGATCAAGCAATTGGGACCCTATTTCTGGGATTCCGGACAgtccctatttttttttttNTAAGAAATGATGGAAGCCAAAAGGGGTTGATCAGAGCAAGAGAGAAAGAAATCGAATTCGTCgagaaaaagttatgtttattcagtgaaagtacGTTTTGGTGTCTAATTTCGTGACTTTAAATATCGTTTATTATTCAGCATATTTGAGCTCACCCCTTTGAGACTTTAAGAGTGaattctagaacgtgaagattcgatcattagatcagaagttaaTCAGGGGGGCTCGCTTTTTTGTTTTGCGCGCCGTAGTGGGATAATGTAAAACATGcgtttataaatttcatgaccTGCTACATTAGGCTTCCTAATTCATTCTCTCTGGACTGGGTAAATAACTAAGATGAATAGAGCATCTTGTTGCTATTTTACCTTTCACAACGCTTTTTTTTTCgcctaaatattaattagagaGAATGTGTATGTTTCTTTGACtattttgaccataatttttacatttaagcgaaagtaatacaataaataatttttcacttaaaatttttgcattttacgagaaaatattaaaacatcttatatataatttgacatatttatgttatttttagtaagtcttaaatgatatattatatttaaaatacagtaacATGAATACATGCTATAACCGTATgcaataaatgtatattttatttttcagaaatgcgGATTGATAACAGAATTGGTCCAGAGCAGTGTCAATCAGGAAATCAAACAGTGAGTTACAGTTATTCATTAAACGTAATTACATTAATGaacgtaataaataaatctaagcataatatataaatctaaACAGTTCTTATTTTAACGTTTCTATAAAAACTCAACTtttatccattttaattttagtgttacCATTTGGTGGAATATTTAAAacgtaaaaatgttttaataattgaaacataaaaatgtttgtacatttttcttaaatttataccTTGCAATTTTAGTTGACGCTAAAGagactgaggaaaaaaaaagcgtttgaAGCTACCAGAatgcggtaaaatttaccgtgatACTTGCTCTATGAGAACAACAAAAAGCTCGGTAGTTTTTACCGCAGcgttttgataatgatttttgtaaaattaacaacaaaataagatttcataatgtaaaatatataattcggtaaatgttgcaaaatatgattattttatatcatgatACCTCAAAGcgtggcaaaataaaaaaataaaaacattcgattaaatttactttttagttttatatattctgCGAACTGTGTAGtcataagaattataattttaaaaaccagaattttcggtaaatcaAACCAAACGCgcggtaaaattaccaaatgaatggtttaaataccgtatattttggttttattaactagaattatggtttttattcaTTAGAAATGTCCTTACCATacagtaaggtaattttttCAGACATTATTTCCCCTTTTTTTGTAGTATTAATAATGTAACCAAACCGCTTGTGTTACTGCTACACTGTACAAATCAGTTATTCTACAGATAATCTTGCTGATGTGCAGATTTACTAggatgatttcttaaaatatcgcAACAAAGCAGTAACAAATTGCTTGTGTTAATGCTACTGTGTAGAAATGATTTATTCTACAAATTATCTTGCTAATGTGCAAATCAACTTGAGTGATTTCTTAAAGTCccaaaaattcgtaaaaatgtaacacatttgacgttatttattttcttaattagaatgattttgtAGAATgatatacaaaatacaaaaagttgTTTCAATCTCAAGTGAAAAATTTAGCACGGAACCTTTGTATTAATTCACTTTTTGAAGGTTTTGAGAACATTTAACAGAgttgttttatgaaattagtGAAAAGAATATGATTCAATAAAGTTGGATTAATAAAGAAAACcaagcattttttatatattatctttTGTAATACATTATATTCTTCAGC includes:
- the LOC110282727 gene encoding cuticle collagen 2-like encodes the protein MKCFIFNVLLITVVILATIQVQGGSPGSPGAPGSPGCPGGPGGAGGPGSAGGPGVSGGPGGTGGQGGTGFPNCPGGPGGAGGPGGAGGPGGGGGTGGGGGGGGPGSPPGSPGSPGPPGSPGGAWVQ